The Cellulomonas oligotrophica sequence GCACTGCGTGGTCGCCGCAACCCCGAGACCCGGGTCGTCGTCCGACGACCGCAGCTCCTCGACGGACGCTGGCGGTCGCTCGCACCCCTGACCACCTCCGTCGGCAACCAGATCGACTTCATGGTCAGGCGCGGCTGGTCCGACGCCGTCGTCACCATCGACACGACCCGACGCGACCACCGCCAGGAGCTCCGGATCGTGCGACACCTGCGCGACGAGGGGATCGCCGAGCCGGGGTGAGGCGGACGAGGAGGGCGGACCGGCGACGGCGCCCGCCCGCATCCAGCACCCGCGGGCGCCGGCCCCCGGACGTCACCGGCCGGCGACGACTCAGCCGGGGGCGTTCCGGCCGGGCGCGGCCAGGGGCTCGGTGAGGCGTTCGGCGACGACGGGGAGCCACTGGGCGGCGAGCTCGGGGGCTGTCGGGGCGCCGGGGGTGCCGCCGCACAGGTCGGCGAGGCGCAGGTCGGCGAGGTAGCCGGAGTTCAGCAGCCGGACGAGGCCACGGGCGGGGATGAGCAGCCGGCGGCCGAGCAGCTCGGCGAGCCGGTCGATCTCGTCGGCGAGCTCGTCCATGAGGGTCTGGTCGCGGGCGACGTAGTCGGCGGCGATCTCGGGGTGCCGCATGACGACGAGGTCGAACTCGGCCCGGAGCAGGCGCCAGCGGCGGTCGTCGGAGATCGCGCCGAGCAGGTGCGCGACGATCCGGCCGATGGCGTCGAGGTCGAGCTCACGGCCGGGGTCGAGGCCGGGCAGGCCGGCGGCGATGGCGTCGCGCAGCTCGGTCATGCGGCGCCGGTGCTCGCGGGCGGCGAGGGTGATGAACAGCTCGGCCTTGTCGGCGAAGTTGGAGTAGAACGCGCCGCGGGTGAAGCCGGCGCGCTCGCAGATCGCCTCGATGGACGCGGCCTCGAAACCCTCCTCGGCGAACAGGTCGAACGCGGCGTCGAGCAGACGCTCGCGGGTGCGCTGCCGGCGGGTGCTGGTGGTCGCGGCCTCCTCGGGGGCGGCGGCCTCGGCGCGTGCCATGCGTGCGTCTCCCCTCGGAGGGTGGTGGGCGCGGGTGCGCGGGTCCGATCCTAGCGCGCTCGATACAGTGATGTATCGCATACGGCTCCGTATTGCATACAGCGATGTATCGCATACGCTTGCGCATCGGACGCCGTCGTCCGCACCCCCCTCGCACCCCCGAACCCGGGAGCACCTGTGTCCTCCGTGCTGTACCGCCTCGGCCGCTGGGCCTACCGCGCACGCCGCACCGTGATCGCCGTCTGGGTCGCCGCCCTCGTCGTGCTCGGCGGCGCCGCCGGGCTCTTCAACCAGGGCCTCGACAACAACGTCACGATCCCCGGTACCGAGTCGCAGGCCGCGCTCGACCGGCTCGCCGCCACGTTCCCCCAGGTCAGCGGCACCAGCGCCCAGGTCCTCGTGCTCGCCCCCGAGGGCGTGGACGTCCGCGACGACGCGGCGCAGGACGCCGTGGCCGACGCCGTGATCGCCTACGAGGACGTCGACGCGGTCAGCACCGTCGTCTCGCCCTTCGTCGAGGGCAACCCCGACACGTTCAGCGACGACGACCGGGCCGCCCTGATCACCGTGCAGGTGGAGGGCGAGGGGCCGTCCATCGGCGACGACGTCAAGGAGGCGCTGAGCGAGGCCACGACCGAGCTCGCCGCCGCGCTGCCGTCCGGGTGGGACGCCACGATCGGCGGGCAGCTCTACGCCAACGAGTTCCCCGGCATGACGCTCACCGAGGCCCTCGGCGTGCTCGTCGCGCTCGTCGTGCTCATCCTCACGCTCGGGTCGTTCGTGGCCGCGGGCATGCCGATCGTCAACGCGCTGCTCGGCGTCGGGATCTCCACGATCCTCGTCTTCCTGGCCACGGCGTTCACGCCGATCACCGCCACCACGCCGCTGCTCTCGCTCATGCTCGGCCTTGCCGTCGGCATCGACTACGCGCTGTTCATCGTGTCCCGGCACCGCGACCAGCTGCTCACCGGCACGGACCCCGAGGAGTCCACGGCCCGGTCCGTGGCCACCGCCGGCTCGGCCGTCGTCTTCGCCGGGCTGACCGTCATGATCGCCCTCGTCGGGCTGTCGGTCGCGGGCATCCCGTTCCTCACCGTGATGGGCGTGGCCGGTGCCGTCGCGGTCGGCGTCTCCGTGCTGGTGTCCCTGACGCTCGTGCCCGCCATGCTCGGTTTCGCCGGCGAGCGGCTGCGCCCCGGCACCAGCCGGCGCGCCCGTCGTCGCGCAGCCCGCGCCGAGGCGGCCGCCGCGGCCGCACCCGCGCCGTCGGCGGGCACCCCCGCGAGCGCCGCCGGGGACACCGAGGGCGAGTGGGCCGAGCTGCCGCCGCACCACAACCGCTTCTTCGCCGGCTGGGTCCGCAACGCCACCCGCTGGCCCGCGCTGACGATCGTCCTGGTGATCGCCGCGGTCGGTGCGCTGAGCCTGCCCGCGCTGGACCTGCGGCTCGCGCTGCCCGACGCCGGGTCGCTGCCGGAGTCCAACCAGGCCCGCATCACCTACGACCGGATCTCCGACCACTTCGGCCCCGGCGCCAACGGCCCCCTCATCGTCACCGGCTCCATCGTCACCAGCGACGACCCCCTGGGTCTCATGGAGGACATCGGCGACGAGATCGCCCAGCTCGACGGCGTCGCCGACGTGCCGCTGTCGACGCCCAACGAGACCGCCGACACCGGCATCGTCCAGGTGGTCCCCGAGACCGGCCCCACCGACGTCGCCACGGCCGACCTGGTCCGCGAGATCCGCTCGCTGCAGGGCCACTTCCTCGACGAGTACGGCGTCGAGCTGTCCGTCACGGGCTCGACGGCCGTCGGCATCGACGTCTCCGACAAGCTCGGGGCCGCGCTGCTGCCGTTCGCGCTGTTCGTCGTCGGCCTCTCGCTCGTGCTGCTGACCATGGTGTTCCGCTCGGTCGCGGTGCCGGTCAAGGCCACCCTCGGGTACCTGCTGTCCGTCGGCGCGGCGTTCGGCGTCGTGACCATGGTGTTCGAGCACGGCGTCGGCGCGGACCTGCTGCACGTCGCCCGCCTCGGCCCGATCATCTCGTTCATGCCGATCGTCCTCATGGGCGTGCTCTTCGGCCTGGCGATGGACTACGAGGTGTTCCTCGTGTCCCGCATGCGCGAGGACTACGTGCACTCCCGCGACGCGCTGGCCTCGATCCGCACCGGGTTCCTCGGCTCGGCGAAGGTCGTCACCGCGGCCGCCGTCATCATGTTCGCGGTGTTCTTCGCCTTCGTCCCCGAGGGGGACACGAACATCAAACCCATCGCGCTCGGACTGGCCGTCGGGGTGTTCGTCGACGCGTTCGTCGTGCGGATGACCCTGGTGCCCGCGGTCATGCAGCTGCTCGGCGAGAAGGCCTGGTGGATGCCGCGCTGGCTCGACAAGGCCCTGCCGTCGTTCGACGTCGAGGGCGAGGGCCTGCACCGCGAGCTCTCGCTGGCGCACTGGCCCGCCGAGGGCACCGCCCTGGCCGCGCGCCGGCTGCGCCTCGACCCGCGCGCCGGGCTGGAGGGCGAGATCGAGCTCGCCGTGCCCGAGCGCGGCGCCCTCGTCGTCGACGGCACCGCCCCCGGGCCCGTCAGCGGGCTGCTGCTCACGCTCGCCGGCCGGCTCGAGCCCGCGGGCGGCGACGTCAAGGTCGCGGGCCTGCTGCTGCCCGAGCGGTCCGCCGCCGTGCGGCGCCGCGTCGCGCTGGTCGACCTGCGCACCGAGCCCGCCGCGGCGATCGCCGACGCGGTGGCCGAGCGGCCCGCCGTGCTCGTCGTCGACGGCACCGGCGCCCTGACCCCCGCGACCCGCGCCACCGCCCGCGACGCGCTGCGGAGCGCGTCCGCGGCCGGCACCACCCTCGTCCTCGGCGCGTCCGGCGACGTGCACGACCTGCTGCCCGCCGGTGTGCCGACGGCCCGCATCACGCTCTCCCCCGCACCTGCCGGTGCGTCCGCCGACGCCCCCGCGGCGGTGTGACGTGACGACACCCCGGAAGGACCACCCCATGCGTCCCACGCGCACCCTGCCCGCCGTGATCGTCGCCCTCGCGGTACCGCTCGCTCTCGTCGTCACCCTCCTCGCCGGCCTCTGGACACCCACGGACCGCGCACGCGACGTGCAGGCCGCGATCGTCAACAACGACGAGCCCGTGACCGTCGACGGGCAGCTCGCCCCCCTCGGGCGCCAGCTCTCGGCCCAGCTCGTCGAGACCAGCGACGACGCCGACGGGTGGACGTGGCTCATCAGCGACGAGGAGACCGCCGCCGCGGGCCTCGCCGACGGCACCTACGCCGCCGTGGTGACGATCCCCGAGGACTTCTCGGCCGCCGCGACGTCGTTCGGCTCCGACGACCCCGCCGACGCCCGGCAGGCGACCATCGACATCGTCACCGCCGACGGCTCGTCGGCCACCGACGACGCCGTGACCAGCGCCCTGGCCGCGTCCGCGACGACCGCCTTCGGCCGCGACCTCACGCAGACGTACCTCGACAACGTGCTGCTCGGCTTCACCACCCTGTCCGACCAGCTCGGCGAGGCCGCCGACGGCGCCGACCGGCTCGCCGACGGCACGCAGGAGCTCGCCGACGGCCAGTCCCAGCTCGCCGACGGCGCCACCACCCTCGCCGAGGGCACCACGGGCCTGGCCACCGGGCTGGGCACGTTCCAGTCCGGCGCCGCCCAGCTCGCCACCGGTGCCCACACCCTCGCCCAGGGCGCCCGCACCCTCGCGAACGGCACCCAGGGCCTGGCCGACGGCGCCGGCCGGTCGGCCGAGGGGGCCCGCACGCTGGCGAACGGCACCGCGGACCTCGCCGCGCAGACCCCCGCGCTCGCCGAGGGGACCCAGACCCTTGCGGACGGCCTCGGCCTGCTCGCGTCGAGCGCCCAGGAGGCCCCGGCCGGGATCACCGACGGCATCGACACCGCGTTCACCCAGCTCGACGCCGGGCTGACGCCCGTGGAGGCAGGGGTCCAGCAGGTCGTCGGCGCCGTCGCCGCCGGCATGATGACGCCCGAGGCGGCTGCCGCGCAGATCACCGCGATCTTCGACGGGTACTCCACCGGCCTCACGGGTGCAGGCGACGCCCTGGCCGACGGCATCGTCAACGGCACGGGCGACGAGCCCGGCCTGTCGGCGCTCGTCGGCGGGATCCAGCAGGCGGCGGGCGCACCTGCGTCCGGGAACCGTGCCGCGACCGGCG is a genomic window containing:
- a CDS encoding YhgE/Pip domain-containing protein, whose translation is MRPTRTLPAVIVALAVPLALVVTLLAGLWTPTDRARDVQAAIVNNDEPVTVDGQLAPLGRQLSAQLVETSDDADGWTWLISDEETAAAGLADGTYAAVVTIPEDFSAAATSFGSDDPADARQATIDIVTADGSSATDDAVTSALAASATTAFGRDLTQTYLDNVLLGFTTLSDQLGEAADGADRLADGTQELADGQSQLADGATTLAEGTTGLATGLGTFQSGAAQLATGAHTLAQGARTLANGTQGLADGAGRSAEGARTLANGTADLAAQTPALAEGTQTLADGLGLLASSAQEAPAGITDGIDTAFTQLDAGLTPVEAGVQQVVGAVAAGMMTPEAAAAQITAIFDGYSTGLTGAGDALADGIVNGTGDEPGLSALVGGIQQAAGAPASGNRAATGAYALADGTAQLADGTQELSAGAGQLADGIDQLAAGSTQLAGGADELADGASELATGTSGLASGASELSSGATQLASGAGELAGGLGQARDGSAELADGTGDLADGLQEAVDQVPTYDEDERTTLAQVISAPVAAPATVTATSLAPVATLTAVALWLGALALFLAFPTLPARVVGTTRSALSSVLAALAVPAAVAVAQGVLVGGLVWAVTDQAAGAGLGLVGLAVLAALAFAAFHQALAAWTGHVGRGFAVVVAFAVLVAGLAASAPAWLGLVGNLGPLGPGVDALATATSETAGGLGGPAAGLVVWAAGSVAFSVLAVVRARHAAGATRLAALPA
- a CDS encoding TetR/AcrR family transcriptional regulator; amino-acid sequence: MARAEAAAPEEAATTSTRRQRTRERLLDAAFDLFAEEGFEAASIEAICERAGFTRGAFYSNFADKAELFITLAAREHRRRMTELRDAIAAGLPGLDPGRELDLDAIGRIVAHLLGAISDDRRWRLLRAEFDLVVMRHPEIAADYVARDQTLMDELADEIDRLAELLGRRLLIPARGLVRLLNSGYLADLRLADLCGGTPGAPTAPELAAQWLPVVAERLTEPLAAPGRNAPG
- a CDS encoding MMPL family transporter, whose amino-acid sequence is MSSVLYRLGRWAYRARRTVIAVWVAALVVLGGAAGLFNQGLDNNVTIPGTESQAALDRLAATFPQVSGTSAQVLVLAPEGVDVRDDAAQDAVADAVIAYEDVDAVSTVVSPFVEGNPDTFSDDDRAALITVQVEGEGPSIGDDVKEALSEATTELAAALPSGWDATIGGQLYANEFPGMTLTEALGVLVALVVLILTLGSFVAAGMPIVNALLGVGISTILVFLATAFTPITATTPLLSLMLGLAVGIDYALFIVSRHRDQLLTGTDPEESTARSVATAGSAVVFAGLTVMIALVGLSVAGIPFLTVMGVAGAVAVGVSVLVSLTLVPAMLGFAGERLRPGTSRRARRRAARAEAAAAAAPAPSAGTPASAAGDTEGEWAELPPHHNRFFAGWVRNATRWPALTIVLVIAAVGALSLPALDLRLALPDAGSLPESNQARITYDRISDHFGPGANGPLIVTGSIVTSDDPLGLMEDIGDEIAQLDGVADVPLSTPNETADTGIVQVVPETGPTDVATADLVREIRSLQGHFLDEYGVELSVTGSTAVGIDVSDKLGAALLPFALFVVGLSLVLLTMVFRSVAVPVKATLGYLLSVGAAFGVVTMVFEHGVGADLLHVARLGPIISFMPIVLMGVLFGLAMDYEVFLVSRMREDYVHSRDALASIRTGFLGSAKVVTAAAVIMFAVFFAFVPEGDTNIKPIALGLAVGVFVDAFVVRMTLVPAVMQLLGEKAWWMPRWLDKALPSFDVEGEGLHRELSLAHWPAEGTALAARRLRLDPRAGLEGEIELAVPERGALVVDGTAPGPVSGLLLTLAGRLEPAGGDVKVAGLLLPERSAAVRRRVALVDLRTEPAAAIADAVAERPAVLVVDGTGALTPATRATARDALRSASAAGTTLVLGASGDVHDLLPAGVPTARITLSPAPAGASADAPAAV